TCCACATTCCCAGGATCCACATCCCTTTTTAACTCTGATTATAGACAACTTCGCCTGGGCAATTGCCTTTCTAATTGCAGGTCCTACCTCCTTAGCCTTCCCCATACCTACTCCAACGTATCCATTCTTATTACCTACTACCACTGTAGCCCTGAACCTCGCCCTCCTACCTGACTTGTGCATTCTCTGGACTAAGGTTACATCTATAACATCTTCTGTTATATCTGGAAGGAGGGCATCCACTATCTCAGGCTCCAAGATAGGTAGTCCCTTATCTAATATATAGTCGATATCTGTAATTTCACCTTCCTTCACCATTCTTCCTACCTGGGTTTTAGGTTCCCAGGCCTCCAAGTTAAACTTCCTTCTATCCATACTCATACCTTTCACCTTTTAAACCTCTAATTTTTCTATCTTTTCCTTAATCTCTTCAAAGTGTTCAGGTAAATTCTCTGGAAGTAATCCCTTTTCCAGATACTTCGAAAACTGTCTCCTATACTTTTCTTCGTTTTCCTCCTTTAACATCAAGGCATACCTTTTAATGTGTTCTCCCCTTATCCTATCCTCATCTGGGAGAATACTCTCTCCATGTGGTATATCCATTCCAGCATCCAGGGCACCTTTAAGCACTGCGAAAACCGCCCCTCCTCTTGTAGCTCTGTGTAGTCCTATATCCAAGATGGCCTCCCTGTATCCTCTCTTAAGTGCCTTTTTACCAATGAGGAGTCCTACCAGATAGGCCGCAGGTAGGTTTCCACGGTGTCCCTTGTATCCCAATTTTAAAAGCTCCCTTGTATGGGCTGAGACTACAACTCTATCTCCCTTTTCGTCATACTCTACGATCTGGGCTATTATGTTATTTAAGGATTTTCTAACTACAAGTCTAGGTTTTTTTGAGAGCAGCAGTTTTAACCTCTTCCTATAATCTGTTTTTCCCTCCCTTCTCCTTCTAAAGGGAACCCTGTACTTAGCACCATGTGCCATATTTTCCCCTCCTTCTTATTTTTACTCCTTTGCCTTCAACAGTCCGTGTTCCTCTAGATACAACCTGAGGTGGCTTCTACTTCTGAAGGCACCACCTTTAGCCTTCCTATACAGCATTCTGTAGGTACTCCTGTCTATCATACCACTGTCTCTAAGTTCTCTCAACATCCTCCTCAAGGGTCTTATTGTATTTATCCACTTCCTCTTCTGAGGTGTTCTGGCACCTTTTGCACCTTTCCTTGAACCAGGACCTCTCCTCCTACCTTTCTTCTTCTGCTCCTTCAACTTCTTAGCTCTTGCACTACTTATACCCTTTTTCTGTTTTTTAACTATTACACCTTCCTTAATCAACTGTCTGATATCGTCCTTTGTAATAGCCATCTTAACCCTATCTAACTGTTCAGGATCTATCCATACCCTATCGATACCACAGTCCAGTATATCAGCAGCCATCCTTCTCTGGGTTGATACGTCCATACTATCACCTAATTATTCCTTACTTTCACCTTCATCACTTTCACATTCATCTTTATCTTCCTTGTTGTAGTTAAGTAACTCCCTAATTTTTTCCTCTGATAGGTTCAATATCTTTATACCTAACTCCTGAGCCCTCTTTACTATCTCGATCTTCTTCCTCTTACCTACTGTAGAAGCTATCCTCGCCCCCTGAGTTTTAGGATCTAACTCTTCCAACTCCTTTACGTTGTGTACTAGGACATCCTCAAGTCCTGATGGATGTAATCCCCTAACTGCAGCTGGAGATCTGTAACCTATCTTAACTATGGCAGGTCTACCTTTCAACTGTTTTCTCATACTACTCTGTAATCCCTTAGGCCTTCTCCAACAGGTACCTAATCTCTTATACCTGTGCCACTCCTGTCTCCTAAATTCAGGCCTCTTCTGTTTCATCTTAGATCTCAACCTTAGAAGTCTCTTCTTACTCATAGGATCACCTTAAATCGTTTTTCCAGCCTTCTCTACTATATAGATACCATCTTGGAATACCCTAATATCTCTTCCCTTGATCCTTGTAGCTTGTTCAATGTTTGCAGCAGTTTGTCCAGTCTTCTCCTTGTCTATCCCTCTTACAATTATATCTTCACCACTGATCTTAACTGTTACTCCCTCTAATATTTTTGCCCTCCTTGGATGTTTCTCACCTAAGAAATTGTCTATTATTACTTCATCACCTTTAACTGTAACCTTCATAGGGAAGTGAGAATACCTTATCTTTAACCTGTATTCAAACCCTTCTGTTACTCCCTTTATCATGTTTTTAATATGGGCTACAAAAGTCCCCACCATAGCAGCATGTTTTTTCCTTGGGAATAGACTCTCTACAACTATCTTGTTCCCTTCTTTCTTTATAGTGACATTGGGATACGAGAGCACCCTCCTTAATTCCTTATCTCCAGATTTTACTATAACTTCATCACCACTGATCTCTACAGATACGTTATCTGGTATCTCAATCTCCTCTCTAATAACTGCAGCAACTGGCATACTATCTCCTTTAAATTTTTATTTTTTATTATAAATTTTATTGTAATTATTCATAGAAAGAGTTTAATAGACGTAAGAAATCAGTCTACCACCAATGCCCTTTGCCTTGG
The genomic region above belongs to Methanofervidicoccus abyssi and contains:
- a CDS encoding 50S ribosomal protein L6, giving the protein MPVAAVIREEIEIPDNVSVEISGDEVIVKSGDKELRRVLSYPNVTIKKEGNKIVVESLFPRKKHAAMVGTFVAHIKNMIKGVTEGFEYRLKIRYSHFPMKVTVKGDEVIIDNFLGEKHPRRAKILEGVTVKISGEDIIVRGIDKEKTGQTAANIEQATRIKGRDIRVFQDGIYIVEKAGKTI
- a CDS encoding 50S ribosomal protein L32e; translated protein: MSKKRLLRLRSKMKQKRPEFRRQEWHRYKRLGTCWRRPKGLQSSMRKQLKGRPAIVKIGYRSPAAVRGLHPSGLEDVLVHNVKELEELDPKTQGARIASTVGKRKKIEIVKRAQELGIKILNLSEEKIRELLNYNKEDKDECESDEGESKE
- a CDS encoding 50S ribosomal protein L19e, yielding MDVSTQRRMAADILDCGIDRVWIDPEQLDRVKMAITKDDIRQLIKEGVIVKKQKKGISSARAKKLKEQKKKGRRRGPGSRKGAKGARTPQKRKWINTIRPLRRMLRELRDSGMIDRSTYRMLYRKAKGGAFRSRSHLRLYLEEHGLLKAKE
- the rpsE gene encoding 30S ribosomal protein S5 → MDRRKFNLEAWEPKTQVGRMVKEGEITDIDYILDKGLPILEPEIVDALLPDITEDVIDVTLVQRMHKSGRRARFRATVVVGNKNGYVGVGMGKAKEVGPAIRKAIAQAKLSIIRVKKGCGSWECGCGRPHSIPYAVRGRCSSVKIEILPAPRGVGLVAGDVAKTVLRLAGIKDVWTKTFGDTRTTYNFAMATFDALNKLNRVRYLQKHKEILGIAEGRTF
- a CDS encoding 50S ribosomal protein L18 yields the protein MAHGAKYRVPFRRRREGKTDYRKRLKLLLSKKPRLVVRKSLNNIIAQIVEYDEKGDRVVVSAHTRELLKLGYKGHRGNLPAAYLVGLLIGKKALKRGYREAILDIGLHRATRGGAVFAVLKGALDAGMDIPHGESILPDEDRIRGEHIKRYALMLKEENEEKYRRQFSKYLEKGLLPENLPEHFEEIKEKIEKLEV